In Helicobacter sp. 'house sparrow 1', one DNA window encodes the following:
- the rplU gene encoding 50S ribosomal protein L21, producing MYAVFKNGGKQYKVQEGSIVLLDKMSLEPKSKIKFEEVLAISKDSDLVVGKPFINGAVIEAEVINEGRGRKVITFKKRRRKDSKTKRGFRRDFTRVRILKIVG from the coding sequence ATGTATGCAGTGTTTAAGAATGGAGGCAAACAATACAAGGTCCAAGAAGGAAGCATTGTTCTTCTTGATAAAATGAGCCTTGAGCCAAAGTCAAAAATAAAGTTTGAGGAAGTTTTAGCTATTTCTAAAGATAGTGATCTTGTGGTTGGAAAACCTTTTATTAATGGTGCTGTGATTGAAGCAGAAGTCATTAATGAGGGTCGTGGTAGAAAGGTTATAACTTTTAAGAAGAGAAGAAGAAAAGATAGTAAAACCAAGAGAGGTTTTAGACGCGACTTTACAAGAGTGCGTATTTTGAAGATTGTAGGATAA
- a CDS encoding RidA family protein, which translates to MKIVNTLNAPQAIGPYSQAIELNGLLYTSGQIPLDKDGNFVEGDIKVQTKQVLHNLGEVLKEAGSSFNSVIKTTVFLSNMDDFVAFNEVYASFFGDHKPARSTIAVKTLPKNALVEIECIARIG; encoded by the coding sequence ATGAAAATAGTTAATACTTTAAACGCACCTCAAGCAATAGGACCTTATTCACAGGCAATTGAGCTTAATGGATTACTTTATACTTCTGGTCAAATTCCACTTGATAAAGATGGTAATTTTGTGGAAGGGGATATAAAGGTTCAAACAAAGCAAGTATTGCATAATTTAGGAGAGGTTTTAAAAGAAGCAGGAAGTAGTTTTAATAGCGTGATTAAAACAACTGTTTTTCTTTCAAATATGGATGATTTTGTTGCATTTAATGAAGTTTATGCAAGCTTTTTTGGCGACCATAAACCTGCTAGAAGCACAATTGCTGTAAAGACTTTACCAAAAAATGCACTAGTAGAGATTGAGTGCATCGCAAGAATTGGTTAA